The nucleotide window TATCAGTCGGGTAAATTTGGAACACCTTCCCTCCTTCCTAAACAAATAAAAACAGAAACATTCAATAATGGCAAAATGAATAACTATGCCGCAGGTTTGTTTATCATGGAATTTAAAGGACACAAAGATATTGCACATGATGGCGCAACAGCAAGTTACAGAGCTTATCTTGAAACATTTCCCGACCTAAACCTTACCATTGCTTTTTTAAGTAATACTTCTCAATTCGATGGGTCTAAAACCCCACTACACATTGCTATAAAAAATATTTTAATTGCAGAAAAAGTAAAAACTGAAACTGCTACAAATGAGACAACGGTAGATGTTTCTGAAGCAATTTTGAATTCCTATATAGGTTGGTACAAAAATGATAGAAATGGTGATGGATTAAAAATGGAAGTAAAAGATAAAAAACTCTTCTTCAATAATAATCCAATAGTACCACAATCTGAAACTACTTTTAAAAACAGACAATTGTTAGTAGAAATAAATAACCAAAAGAAAGAATTAAACAGTATTTCAAAAACAGATACGATTCACTATACAAAAGTTGAAGCTCCCGTTGTTAACGATAAATACCTTAACCAATATACAGGGAAATATTTTTCTTCGGAAACCAATTCCTACATTAACGTTTCTTTAAAAGACGGAAAACTAATGATGTACATAAAGCCAAATAATGAATTTCAATTAAACCCAACTTATAAAGGCGCTTTCAACATTGCTGATTTCGGCGGAAATTTATTTTTTATCGAAAAAAAAAATAAAACAACTGGGATGAAAGTAAGTCTCTCAAGAGTAAGAAATATAGAATTTATAAAATTGGAATAGTATTTGAAAAACTGTAGCCAACAGGCTTTTGGAGTGACTGGGGATTTTGTGGTATTAGCGTTTTAAACATAATTTCGTTCAGCCAAAAATACTCTGCTATTAACTCCCCAGCTGCTCCAAGCGCCAGAACGTTAGCGGATAGCTTGAGAAAAAAATGAAATTAACGAGAAAATGAAATATCTAAATATCTTATTTTTATTATTGTTTGTATTCAAAGCTGAAGCTCAGAAAGAGATTTCAATAAATTATATTGGATTTTACATTGACAAATCAAATAAGAATAAAGCCGAATTAGAATTTGAAGTACGAAACTTAACTAATGACACAATTTATATTTCGGAAGAAAATCTGAATATTAAAGTCTATAAAAATACAAAAGAAATTAAAGAAGAAATTATTGACTATGGAATTGCAACTCCATTTGTAAGACCTAGAATTGCAAAATGCCCAGAAATAGAAAACATAAAAAACACTTTAGCCTCAAAATTTTCTACTGAATTAGTACAAAAAAACAATATAGAAATTGGAGAATTTAGAAATGCTTTTGACATAACATTCTCAAATTGTATAGTTTTATTTCCAAATGAAATTATTTATTACAAAAAGAATTTTGTGCAAAAGGCATTTGATAAAAATTGTGAAGTAGAAATGAAATATAAACCAGAAAAAATATTTGCGATATATAAAAGCGAAAGAAACACATTGATTGAAATAAAAAGATAAAGCCATCCGCTAACAGCTACAACGGATTTGGGTAATTGGCTTAATGGAAAAATGGTTTTATATTTGGAAGATTTGGCAAATCCGAAGAATGGGCTTAATTTAATCCCAAACCCGCTGTAGTACCAGAACGTTATGCGTCAGCAATCAGAACA belongs to Flavobacterium gilvum and includes:
- a CDS encoding serine hydrolase domain-containing protein — translated: MKNSTFLCLFLLISTTCISQTLQDTIALIDKAMINYLPENPGAQLSIKRNGKIIFSKAYGKADLEHNTPLTLTSKIEAGSVSKQFTAAAILLLEQQGKLSLNDDVRKYIPELPNYGKVITLEQMMHHTSGLKDWGTIAGLTGWERTTKAYTNDDVLEIIAAQKTLNNISGAEFLYSNSNYNLFAIIVKRVSGLSLAEFTKQNIFIPIGMTNTEWRDNHNRIVKDRAIAYSLTKDGYQTNMPNEDAYGNGGLLTTTEDLLKWNDYYQSGKFGTPSLLPKQIKTETFNNGKMNNYAAGLFIMEFKGHKDIAHDGATASYRAYLETFPDLNLTIAFLSNTSQFDGSKTPLHIAIKNILIAEKVKTETATNETTVDVSEAILNSYIGWYKNDRNGDGLKMEVKDKKLFFNNNPIVPQSETTFKNRQLLVEINNQKKELNSISKTDTIHYTKVEAPVVNDKYLNQYTGKYFSSETNSYINVSLKDGKLMMYIKPNNEFQLNPTYKGAFNIADFGGNLFFIEKKNKTTGMKVSLSRVRNIEFIKLE